Proteins encoded within one genomic window of Bacillus sp. 1NLA3E:
- a CDS encoding IS3 family transposase has translation MRFQFIEDHRSEFSVVKMCKVLEVSTSGYFKWRNHKPSQQGVQRERIKERIVHYYNDSDSVYGSPKITKLLLKEGYNITERTVSIYMKELGLRSCVSKKFKVCTTNSNHEYPVAPNRLNQEFTTTAPNKVWVVDITYIPCREGRLYLATVLDLYTREIVGWRLYGHLETQLVLDALEDAYKLRNPEKGLLHHSDRGSQYASKDYRERLEEYKMEASMSRTGNCYDNACAESFFSLVKKELLRGRKFQTKDQAYTEIYRYIEFFYNRKRIHSSIGYVSPVQYSQQYCRGRLNKG, from the coding sequence ATGAGGTTTCAATTCATTGAAGACCATCGCTCGGAGTTCTCGGTGGTGAAGATGTGTAAAGTGTTAGAGGTATCCACGAGCGGTTATTTCAAATGGAGAAATCATAAACCGAGTCAACAAGGAGTACAAAGGGAACGGATTAAAGAACGTATTGTACACTATTATAATGATTCCGACAGTGTATATGGTAGTCCGAAAATTACTAAGTTATTACTAAAAGAAGGATATAATATCACGGAAAGAACAGTTAGTATTTACATGAAGGAACTAGGTTTACGATCTTGTGTTTCCAAGAAATTTAAAGTTTGTACAACAAATTCGAATCATGAATACCCTGTAGCACCTAATAGATTAAATCAAGAATTCACTACAACAGCACCAAACAAGGTATGGGTAGTAGATATCACTTATATTCCTTGTCGGGAAGGACGCTTATATTTAGCTACTGTACTTGACCTGTACACTCGAGAAATAGTAGGTTGGCGCCTTTATGGACATCTGGAAACTCAATTAGTTCTTGATGCTTTAGAAGACGCTTATAAGTTAAGAAATCCAGAAAAAGGTTTGCTTCACCACTCAGACCGTGGGTCTCAGTATGCATCTAAGGATTACCGGGAAAGACTTGAGGAATATAAAATGGAGGCGAGCATGAGTCGTACAGGAAACTGTTATGATAATGCTTGTGCAGAATCCTTCTTTAGTCTGGTTAAAAAAGAATTATTAAGAGGTAGAAAATTTCAAACTAAAGATCAAGCTTACACCGAGATTTATCGTTACATTGAATTTTTCTATAACCGTAAAAGAATTCATAGTTCAATTGGATATGTATCACCAGTGCAGTATTCACAACAATACTGCAGGGGAAGGCTTAATAAAGGGTAG
- a CDS encoding transposase, with the protein MGDQRQSYSEQFKKETVKFAQEQQQKKTMRDIADELKVPLSCLHDWMTKYRQFEYEPLAVEERIKKLEQELKEKERELKEKDKKLAVTEEELAIVKKAVHIFSRPRT; encoded by the coding sequence ATGGGTGACCAACGTCAGAGTTATAGTGAACAATTTAAAAAAGAAACAGTTAAGTTTGCACAAGAACAACAACAAAAAAAGACTATGAGAGATATTGCGGATGAGTTAAAAGTTCCGCTTAGCTGCCTACATGACTGGATGACAAAATATCGTCAATTTGAATATGAACCTTTGGCGGTTGAAGAACGAATAAAAAAGCTAGAACAAGAATTGAAAGAAAAAGAACGTGAATTAAAGGAAAAAGACAAAAAGTTAGCTGTCACAGAAGAAGAATTGGCCATTGTAAAAAAGGCGGTGCACATCTTCAGCAGACCAAGAACATGA
- a CDS encoding YczE/YyaS/YitT family protein → MGNKRKGQVIPRLFIFILGLALMSLGISLQIKASIGASPWDVLHIGLFYQFGLTIGTWSIIVGIFILITASLISKEFPQFGAFLNMVLIGLFIDLYLALPFFSTPDTTVGKIIMLLSAIIINGYGMGIYISAQFGAGPRDSLMIALTLKTGWKVKYVRAFMEVMVLFVGWLLGGPVFWGTVLFSISIGYIAGFALPQCQFFTNKTLDKFNKQLTTVSHS, encoded by the coding sequence ATGGGGAATAAAAGAAAAGGACAAGTTATTCCAAGGCTATTTATATTTATCCTCGGACTAGCCCTGATGTCTTTAGGGATTTCATTGCAAATAAAAGCAAGTATAGGTGCGTCACCATGGGATGTGCTTCATATCGGTTTATTTTATCAATTCGGGTTAACGATCGGAACTTGGTCGATTATAGTTGGAATTTTCATTTTAATAACAGCTTCGTTGATTTCAAAGGAATTCCCACAATTCGGGGCATTTTTAAATATGGTCCTAATCGGTCTGTTTATTGATTTATATTTAGCACTTCCGTTTTTTTCGACACCCGACACAACAGTAGGTAAAATTATCATGCTGTTAAGTGCTATAATTATTAATGGATACGGTATGGGTATTTATATTTCTGCTCAATTTGGAGCAGGCCCGAGAGATAGCTTAATGATTGCTTTGACCTTAAAAACAGGTTGGAAGGTTAAATATGTTCGGGCATTTATGGAGGTCATGGTATTATTTGTTGGGTGGCTTTTAGGTGGCCCTGTATTTTGGGGAACGGTACTGTTTAGTATATCAATAGGGTATATTGCCGGGTTCGCTTTGCCACAATGCCAGTTCTTTACCAACAAAACGCTAGACAAGTTTAATAAACAATTAACAACAGTTAGTCATTCTTAA
- a CDS encoding cysteine desulfurase family protein, protein MERIYVDHAATSPMHPNVVEAMLKVMNEQYGNPSSIHSFGREARHLLDNAREAVATSIGAKPNELIFTSGGTEADNLALFGVVSANQHKGKHIITTVIEHHAILHSCKQLEKDGFDITYLPVDETGRVSVQSLESALRDDTILVSVMYGNNEVGSLQPIAEIGKILTNHQAVFHSDAVQAYGLEKINVHDLHLDLMSVSAHKINGPKGIGFLFVKDGLKLSPRSFGGEQERKRRAGTENVASIVGFHEAVKLVQAGLEQKRVQYQQFKQIMVQKLTEAKINFLINGLLENSLPHVLNLSFPGVNVESMLVNLDLAGIAASSGSACTAGSIDPSHVLVAMFGRQSDRVTNSIRFSFGITNTTAQIEKVGEETAKIIKRLTSE, encoded by the coding sequence TTGGAAAGGATTTATGTAGACCATGCTGCAACTTCGCCGATGCACCCAAACGTGGTTGAAGCCATGCTTAAAGTGATGAATGAACAATATGGAAATCCATCAAGCATTCACTCATTTGGAAGAGAAGCACGCCATTTGTTGGATAATGCTAGAGAAGCAGTAGCGACAAGTATCGGAGCAAAGCCGAATGAATTAATCTTTACAAGCGGTGGAACCGAAGCAGACAATCTAGCGCTTTTTGGGGTTGTATCTGCTAACCAACATAAAGGCAAGCATATCATCACGACTGTCATTGAGCACCATGCCATTCTTCATTCCTGTAAACAACTTGAAAAAGACGGCTTTGACATCACCTATTTGCCTGTAGATGAGACTGGGAGAGTTTCTGTCCAATCGTTAGAAAGTGCTTTGCGTGATGATACGATTCTAGTCTCAGTCATGTACGGAAATAATGAAGTCGGATCCCTACAGCCAATAGCGGAGATAGGCAAAATTCTCACTAACCATCAGGCTGTTTTTCATAGCGATGCGGTTCAAGCATATGGCTTGGAAAAAATAAATGTCCATGATCTTCACCTTGATTTAATGTCTGTTTCTGCTCATAAAATCAATGGTCCTAAGGGGATTGGCTTTCTATTTGTAAAAGACGGGTTAAAGTTATCACCGCGAAGTTTCGGTGGAGAGCAAGAAAGAAAGAGACGGGCAGGAACAGAGAATGTGGCCTCAATCGTCGGATTTCACGAGGCGGTTAAACTTGTTCAAGCGGGATTAGAACAGAAGCGTGTTCAATATCAACAATTTAAACAAATAATGGTTCAAAAATTGACAGAAGCAAAAATAAACTTTTTAATAAACGGATTACTTGAAAATTCCTTACCACATGTTTTAAACTTAAGTTTTCCTGGTGTAAATGTCGAATCTATGCTAGTGAATTTGGATTTAGCAGGGATTGCCGCTTCAAGTGGTTCGGCATGTACAGCAGGTTCAATTGATCCTTCTCATGTCTTGGTTGCAATGTTTGGCAGGCAATCGGACAGAGTGACCAATTCAATCCGTTTTAGCTTCGGTATTACGAACACAACCGCGCAAATTGAAAAGGTTGGCGAAGAAACAGCTAAAATTATTAAAAGATTGACAAGTGAATGA
- a CDS encoding tetratricopeptide repeat protein — protein MDKNQLGIEMMKEGKWEEAAKIFMEEIEANPTDAVAYVNFGNVLSAVGDSEKALKFFQKAIELGGGGSAYYSAGTLYYENEKYDDAKTMFERAVKEGLHTSDNYFMLGMCLVNSGNSRLALPYLQRGVELNQHDSEGLFQYGLCLAQEGLLDEAIDQLQKCLKIEPKHADAYYNLGVAFAFKENKQDALSMLEKALEIQPDQELAQNTKTLLESMDQQAH, from the coding sequence ATGGATAAAAATCAACTCGGAATTGAAATGATGAAAGAAGGAAAATGGGAAGAAGCCGCTAAAATTTTCATGGAAGAAATTGAAGCGAACCCAACTGACGCTGTTGCTTATGTGAATTTTGGCAATGTATTATCGGCAGTTGGCGATTCCGAAAAGGCACTGAAGTTTTTTCAAAAGGCGATTGAACTTGGTGGCGGAGGCTCAGCCTATTATAGTGCAGGTACCTTATATTATGAAAATGAAAAGTATGATGATGCAAAAACAATGTTTGAACGTGCAGTAAAAGAGGGACTACATACAAGTGACAATTATTTTATGTTGGGAATGTGTTTAGTAAATTCGGGTAATTCACGATTAGCTCTGCCTTACCTTCAAAGAGGTGTAGAATTAAATCAACATGATTCTGAGGGCTTATTTCAGTACGGACTTTGCCTAGCGCAGGAAGGCTTGCTTGATGAGGCAATTGATCAATTGCAAAAATGCTTGAAAATCGAACCTAAGCACGCCGATGCCTATTACAATCTTGGCGTTGCCTTTGCCTTTAAAGAAAATAAACAAGATGCACTCTCAATGCTCGAAAAAGCATTAGAAATTCAGCCAGATCAAGAACTTGCTCAGAATACAAAAACTTTATTAGAGAGTATGGATCAACAAGCACATTAA
- a CDS encoding IS1182 family transposase translates to MISNQETLNLSPFMAIYEIVVPKSNMLRQINELVDFSFILEELKTKYCLDNGRNAISPIRMFKYLLLKSIFDLSDVDVVERSIYDMSFKYFLDMAPEDSVIDPSSLTKFRKLRLQDEDLLDLLIGKTVEIALEKEIIKSKTIIVDSTHTKARYNQKSPKEFLQEKAKNVRKAVYRIDESMKEKFPAKTTSVEVTDELDYCRRIITVVEKEPQIAKVPAVKEKLNVLKEIVEDYTEQLSYSNDPDARVGHKTEDSSFFGFKTHYAMANERIITAAVMTTGEKSDGKYLRDLTKKSQATGMKIDKIIGDTAYSEKDNIRFAKENELALVSKLHPHITHGRRTKEEEFEFNKDAGMYVCKAGHMANRRKYEGRKGQDKNPRIKYFFDIEKCKVCPFHDGCYKEGAKSKSYSVTIKSTEHADQEAFQNTEEFKELAKSRYKIEAKNSELKHRHGYDIASSAGLLGMKIQGATAIFAVNLKRILKLLNEKE, encoded by the coding sequence ATGATTTCCAATCAAGAAACACTTAATCTTAGCCCATTCATGGCAATCTACGAAATAGTTGTGCCAAAAAGTAATATGCTTCGCCAAATCAATGAACTAGTGGACTTTTCATTTATTCTCGAAGAATTAAAAACGAAATATTGTCTTGATAACGGTCGAAATGCCATTTCACCGATTCGCATGTTCAAATATTTATTACTAAAATCGATATTTGATCTATCTGATGTGGATGTAGTAGAACGTTCAATATATGATATGTCGTTTAAATATTTCCTGGATATGGCACCAGAAGATTCCGTGATTGATCCTAGTTCCTTAACGAAATTTCGTAAACTCCGTCTTCAAGATGAGGATTTATTAGATTTGCTCATTGGCAAAACAGTTGAGATTGCTCTGGAAAAAGAAATCATAAAAAGTAAAACCATTATCGTGGATTCCACACATACGAAAGCGCGTTATAACCAAAAATCTCCGAAGGAATTTTTACAAGAGAAAGCGAAAAATGTTCGAAAAGCCGTGTATCGAATTGATGAATCCATGAAGGAAAAATTCCCTGCGAAAACAACTTCTGTTGAAGTAACCGATGAATTAGATTATTGTCGTCGAATCATTACTGTTGTCGAAAAAGAACCACAAATCGCTAAGGTACCTGCGGTCAAAGAAAAATTAAATGTTCTAAAAGAGATCGTAGAAGATTATACAGAACAACTTAGCTATTCAAATGATCCAGACGCACGGGTCGGACACAAAACAGAGGACTCTTCTTTTTTTGGGTTCAAAACGCATTACGCGATGGCTAATGAACGGATTATTACAGCGGCAGTTATGACAACAGGTGAAAAAAGTGATGGAAAATATCTGCGGGATTTAACAAAAAAAAGCCAAGCAACTGGAATGAAAATTGACAAAATCATTGGAGATACAGCCTACTCTGAGAAAGATAATATTCGATTCGCGAAAGAAAATGAATTAGCACTTGTTTCCAAATTACATCCGCATATTACACATGGCAGACGCACAAAAGAAGAAGAGTTTGAATTTAATAAAGATGCAGGAATGTATGTATGTAAAGCAGGGCATATGGCTAATAGAAGGAAATATGAAGGACGAAAGGGACAAGATAAAAACCCTAGAATCAAGTACTTTTTTGATATTGAAAAATGTAAAGTGTGCCCTTTTCATGATGGCTGTTATAAAGAAGGAGCGAAAAGTAAATCTTATTCTGTGACAATCAAATCAACAGAACATGCCGATCAGGAGGCATTTCAAAACACAGAAGAATTTAAAGAGTTAGCGAAATCTCGCTATAAAATTGAAGCGAAAAATAGTGAGTTGAAACATAGACACGGGTATGATATTGCATCATCTGCGGGTCTATTAGGCATGAAGATTCAGGGAGCTACAGCGATATTCGCTGTCAACCTTAAACGAATACTAAAACTCCTCAATGAAAAAGAATAA
- the cymR gene encoding cysteine metabolism transcriptional regulator CymR, producing the protein MKISTKGRYGLTIMIELAKKHGDGPISLKSIAQTNDLSEHYLEQLIAPLRNAGLVKSIRGAYGGYVLGNDPNHITAGDIIRVLEGPITPVEGIEEEEPVKRQLWIRIRDAVKDVLDGTTLEDLANFNENEETDSYMFYI; encoded by the coding sequence ATGAAAATTTCTACAAAAGGTAGATACGGTTTAACCATAATGATTGAATTGGCAAAAAAACATGGTGATGGTCCGATTTCGCTAAAATCGATTGCGCAAACAAATGATCTTTCAGAACATTACTTAGAGCAGTTAATCGCTCCATTACGAAATGCAGGCTTAGTAAAAAGTATTCGTGGAGCATATGGCGGTTATGTATTAGGAAACGACCCAAATCATATTACTGCTGGCGACATCATTCGTGTCTTGGAGGGTCCAATTACTCCGGTCGAGGGGATTGAAGAAGAGGAACCTGTTAAACGTCAGCTTTGGATTCGAATTCGTGATGCTGTAAAGGATGTGCTAGACGGTACAACATTAGAGGACTTGGCTAACTTTAATGAAAATGAGGAAACTGACTCGTATATGTTTTATATTTAA
- the mnmA gene encoding tRNA 2-thiouridine(34) synthase MnmA — protein sequence MQKAPKDTRVVVGMSGGVDSSVAALLLKEQGYDVIGIFMKNWDDTDENGVCTATEDYDDVIRVCNQIGIPYYAVNFEKQYWDKVFTYFLEEYKAGRTPNPDVMCNKEIKFKAFLEHAIKLGADYLATGHYARVEYRDGAYKMLRGIDENKDQTYFLNQLSQTQLEKVMFPIGNLEKSKVRELALKANLATATKKDSTGICFIGERNFKDFLGNYLPAQPGNMETFDGEIMGRHDGLMYYTIGQRHGLGIGGSGDPWFVIGKDLERNILYVGQGFDHEKLYSEAIIATDISWTTSKPFAQEFECTAKFRYRQPDNKVLVQILDDQKVKVIFDQPIRAVTPGQAVVFYNGEECLGGATIDTVFKHGERLTYVG from the coding sequence ATGCAAAAAGCACCAAAGGATACACGAGTCGTTGTTGGGATGTCCGGCGGAGTGGATTCATCTGTTGCAGCACTACTTTTAAAAGAGCAGGGCTATGATGTCATCGGTATTTTTATGAAAAACTGGGATGACACAGATGAAAACGGCGTCTGTACAGCAACGGAAGACTATGATGATGTAATACGCGTATGTAATCAAATTGGCATTCCATATTATGCTGTCAACTTTGAAAAACAATATTGGGACAAGGTGTTTACTTATTTCCTCGAAGAATACAAAGCGGGAAGGACACCGAACCCAGACGTCATGTGTAATAAAGAAATAAAGTTTAAGGCATTCTTAGAGCATGCCATAAAGCTTGGTGCCGATTACTTGGCTACAGGGCACTATGCCCGCGTTGAATATCGAGACGGAGCCTATAAAATGCTTCGTGGGATTGATGAAAATAAGGACCAGACTTATTTCTTAAATCAGCTTTCACAAACTCAGCTTGAAAAAGTGATGTTTCCGATTGGTAATTTAGAAAAGTCTAAGGTGAGAGAGTTGGCATTAAAAGCAAATCTTGCCACAGCCACCAAAAAAGACAGTACTGGCATTTGTTTTATTGGTGAGCGGAATTTTAAAGATTTCCTTGGAAATTACCTTCCTGCACAGCCCGGTAATATGGAAACCTTTGATGGAGAAATCATGGGGCGCCACGATGGTCTTATGTATTATACAATTGGTCAGCGCCATGGTTTAGGTATTGGTGGTTCCGGAGACCCATGGTTTGTGATAGGTAAGGATTTGGAGCGAAATATTCTTTACGTCGGTCAAGGATTCGACCACGAAAAGCTTTATTCCGAAGCTATTATTGCTACAGATATTAGCTGGACCACTTCTAAACCTTTTGCACAAGAATTTGAATGTACGGCAAAATTCCGCTATCGCCAGCCCGATAATAAAGTTTTAGTGCAAATTTTGGATGATCAAAAGGTAAAGGTGATTTTCGACCAACCAATTCGTGCTGTTACTCCTGGACAAGCTGTTGTCTTCTATAATGGTGAAGAATGTTTAGGTGGCGCGACCATAGATACAGTGTTTAAGCATGGTGAACGCCTTACTTATGTAGGCTAA
- the recD2 gene encoding SF1B family DNA helicase RecD2 yields the protein MEQQNSLDLFSNQGKFIKGKHLVTIFHNEQNLYTVMRIRVEETNETYEDKEAVITGYFPRVHEQESYIFYGEMKEHPRFGLQFHATHFRKDMPQSKQGVINYLSSELFKGIGKKTAEKVVETLGENTISKILNEPSLLDSIPKLPPERAKLLYDTLMEHQGLEQIMVALNQYGFGPQISMRIYQVYKEETLEKIQKNPYQLVEDIEGIGFGRADELGHQLGITGSHPDRIKAGCHYTLENQSIQAGHVYVEASSLLDRVKTLLEENQRDIIEFADISAEVIKLAEEGKIIIEDQRVYLPSLYFAEKGIVKHMKRIMAQTEYANQFPESEFLLALGQLEERISVQYAPTQKEAIQTALMSPMLILTGGPGTGKTTVIKGIVELYAELHGCSLDTKDYKKEEPFPFLLAAPTGRAAKRMSESTGLPAVTIHRLLGWNGTEGFDHHEDNPLEGKILIIDETSMVDVWMANQLFKALSETIQVILVGDEDQLPSVGPGQVLKDMLRSGVIPLVRLTDIYRQAEGSSIIELAHEIKRGRVPQQISIQQKDRSFIRCSTGQMADVVEKVVLNAKKKGFTARDIQVLAPMYRGVAGVDRLNVLLQEIFNPNPDGTRKELLFADIKYRIGDKVLQLVNQPENNVFNGDIGEVVSIFFAKENVEKQDMLIVSFEGTEVTYTRQDLNKLTHAYCCTVHKAQGSEFPIVILPVVKSYYRMLRRNLIYTAITRSKQFLILCGEEEALRIGVERADDQARNTTLTEKLQEALQFNSHEAKEQIPVPNETLDGQEISYEAMLMEVDPLIGMDEATPYDFM from the coding sequence GTGGAACAACAAAACTCGCTCGATTTGTTTTCGAATCAAGGGAAATTTATCAAGGGTAAACATCTTGTTACGATTTTTCATAATGAACAAAATTTATATACTGTAATGAGAATTCGCGTTGAGGAAACAAACGAGACGTATGAGGATAAGGAAGCTGTGATTACCGGGTATTTCCCCCGGGTCCATGAACAAGAATCATATATTTTCTATGGCGAAATGAAAGAACACCCTCGATTTGGTCTCCAATTTCATGCTACCCACTTTCGAAAAGACATGCCTCAATCTAAACAGGGTGTTATAAATTATTTGTCCAGTGAACTATTTAAAGGGATTGGAAAGAAGACAGCGGAAAAGGTTGTTGAAACCCTAGGGGAAAACACGATTTCTAAAATTTTGAATGAACCGTCTCTGCTTGATTCTATTCCAAAGTTGCCTCCGGAGCGAGCTAAGCTTCTTTATGACACACTCATGGAACATCAGGGTCTTGAGCAAATCATGGTCGCATTAAATCAGTATGGGTTTGGGCCACAAATCTCAATGAGAATCTATCAGGTCTATAAAGAAGAGACACTAGAAAAGATCCAAAAAAATCCCTATCAGCTTGTAGAAGATATCGAAGGAATCGGTTTCGGTAGAGCAGATGAGTTAGGGCACCAACTCGGTATTACAGGATCTCATCCTGACCGTATCAAGGCTGGGTGCCATTATACACTTGAAAATCAAAGCATTCAGGCGGGCCATGTATATGTCGAAGCTTCTAGTTTATTAGATCGAGTCAAAACACTACTTGAAGAAAATCAACGAGATATCATAGAGTTTGCAGATATATCCGCAGAAGTAATTAAACTGGCTGAAGAGGGAAAAATCATCATAGAGGACCAGCGTGTTTATTTACCATCGCTTTATTTCGCGGAAAAGGGAATCGTTAAGCACATGAAACGAATCATGGCTCAAACTGAATACGCGAACCAGTTTCCAGAATCGGAATTTTTGCTAGCCTTAGGCCAACTTGAGGAGCGCATCAGCGTTCAATATGCTCCAACCCAAAAAGAGGCAATTCAAACGGCACTCATGTCACCAATGTTAATTTTGACAGGTGGGCCAGGGACAGGGAAAACAACAGTCATAAAAGGAATTGTCGAGCTTTATGCTGAGCTTCATGGTTGTTCCCTGGATACTAAGGACTATAAAAAAGAAGAGCCTTTTCCATTTTTGCTTGCTGCACCAACTGGGCGTGCCGCCAAACGGATGTCAGAGTCAACAGGACTTCCTGCTGTTACGATCCACCGTTTACTTGGATGGAATGGGACAGAGGGCTTTGATCATCATGAGGACAATCCTTTAGAAGGGAAAATCCTTATCATCGATGAAACTTCAATGGTTGATGTATGGATGGCCAATCAATTATTTAAGGCGTTATCTGAAACCATTCAAGTGATTCTCGTTGGTGATGAGGACCAACTACCATCGGTTGGACCCGGGCAGGTTCTTAAGGATATGCTCCGCTCAGGTGTCATCCCTTTGGTTCGCTTAACCGATATATACAGACAAGCAGAGGGATCATCGATTATTGAACTTGCACATGAAATCAAGCGAGGACGGGTTCCGCAACAAATATCAATCCAACAAAAGGATCGCTCGTTTATTAGATGTTCTACAGGTCAAATGGCTGATGTTGTGGAAAAAGTTGTGCTGAATGCTAAGAAGAAAGGTTTTACCGCGAGGGATATCCAAGTTCTTGCACCAATGTATCGAGGTGTAGCTGGGGTTGATCGCTTAAATGTTTTGTTGCAGGAAATATTCAATCCAAATCCCGATGGTACGCGCAAAGAGCTTCTGTTTGCTGATATAAAATATCGGATTGGTGATAAGGTTCTCCAACTTGTAAATCAGCCAGAAAATAATGTATTTAACGGTGATATTGGAGAAGTCGTTTCGATTTTTTTTGCAAAAGAAAATGTTGAAAAACAAGATATGCTGATTGTCTCCTTTGAGGGGACAGAGGTAACTTATACGCGTCAAGATTTAAATAAGTTAACGCATGCCTATTGTTGTACTGTTCATAAAGCGCAGGGAAGTGAGTTCCCGATTGTTATTCTTCCTGTTGTCAAAAGTTATTATCGTATGCTAAGACGGAACTTAATTTATACAGCGATTACGAGAAGTAAACAATTCCTTATTTTATGCGGCGAGGAAGAGGCTCTTCGTATCGGGGTTGAACGGGCTGATGATCAAGCTAGAAATACCACTTTAACTGAAAAACTTCAAGAGGCATTGCAATTTAATAGCCATGAAGCCAAGGAGCAAATACCGGTCCCAAATGAAACCCTAGATGGACAAGAAATTTCCTACGAGGCTATGTTAATGGAAGTGGATCCGTTAATTGGGATGGACGAAGCTACCCCGTATGACTTTATGTAA